The following coding sequences are from one Eucalyptus grandis isolate ANBG69807.140 chromosome 11, ASM1654582v1, whole genome shotgun sequence window:
- the LOC104425853 gene encoding monoglyceride lipase: MVSLRTTAFATISIRTHKTEPQSHGKVGNFKPKRTYPSLETRSSDQKSLAIARILMVMEPRQGASSPSTLMLTSGASGRISALFSRHALKSLLLLIRAVVLLLLMPFRGRKRVVLVSANAAERSKDERSESSGGNNRKVGPVVRVPATALPWRRAASSLVEQEVAARRALAKKRVVQDGDETVVRDYSIFTSARGDALFTQSWRPVNGENRGLVILLHGLNEHSGRYSNFAKKLNANGFNVYGMDWIGHGGSDGLHAYVNSLDDAVFDLKSFIGRVLVENPGLPCFCFGHSTGASIILKAALDPKVEACISGIVLTSPAVGVQPSHSIYTILAPIVSLLLPRYQVGAANKKGSVVSRDPEELVAKYSDPLVYTGSIRVRTGYEILRIAAYLQQNLKQVRVPFLLLHGTADRVTDPDASLKLYEQASATDKTIRLLEGHLHDLLFEPEPEREAIMKEIIEWLNCRVER, from the exons ATGGTCTCGTTGCGAACGACAGCGTTCGCAACCATTTCGATCCGCACCCACAAGACAGAACCTCAATCTCATGGTAAAGTCGGCAACTTCAAGCCCAAAAGGACATACCCATCTTTAGAAACTCGCTCGTCCGACCAAAAATCACTGGCAATCGCGAGGATTTTAATGGTGATGGAACCAAGACAGGGCGCGTCGTCACCGTCGACCTTGATGCTGACATCGGGCGCGAGCGGCCGAATTAGTGCCCTGTTCTCGCGGCACGCGTTGAAGAGCCTGTTGCTGCTGATCCGCGCCGTCGTCCTGCTGCTTCTCATGCCGTTCCGGGGGCGGAAGCGGGTCGTTCTGGTCTCGGCGAACGCGGCAGAGAGGTCGAAGGATGAGAGGAGTGAGAGCAGCGGTGGGAATAACCGGAAAGTCGGGCCTGTGGTGAGGGTCCCAGCGACGGCCCTGCCGTGGAGGAGGGCGGCGTCGTCGTTGGTGGAGCAGGAGGTGGCGGCGCGGAGAGCATTGGCAAAGAAGCGGGTGGTGCAGGATGGCGATGAAACTGTCGTTCGGGACTATTCAATTTTCACGTCTGCGAGGGGTGATGCATTGTTCACGCAATCTTGGAGACCTGTTAATGGGGAGAACAG GGGATTGGTCATTCTTTTGCATGGTCTGAATGAACACAG TGGGAGGTACAGTAATTTTGCAAAGAAGCTGAACGCCAATGGTTTCAATGTTTACGGAATGGATTGGATTG GCCACGGTGGAAGCGATGGGTTACATGCTTATGTCAATTCTCTTGATGATGCTGTATTCGATCTG AAATCATTCATCGGAAGAGTCTTGGTTGAGAATCCAGGGCTcccttgtttttgttttgggcACTCAACCGGCGCATCGATCATTCTTAAG GCTGCTCTTGACCCAAAAGTCGAAGCATGCATATCAGGCATTGTGCTAACTTCACCCGCTGTAGGAGTTCAGCCATCGCACTCGATTTACACG ATACTCGCTCCAATCGTGTCCCTCTTATTGCCAAGATACCAAGTCGGGGCTGCGAATAAGAAGGGCTCGGTGGTATCAAGGGACCCGGAAGAGCTCGTAGCCAAGTACTCCGATCCCCTCGTCTATACCGGATCCATCCGCGTGAGAACGGGGTACGAGATCCTCCGGATAGCAGCCTACTTGCAGCAGAACCTCAAGCAAGTCAGAGTTCCCTTTTTGCTCCTCCACGGCACCGCGGATAGAGTGACCGACCCAGATGCTTCCTTGAAGTTGTACGAGCAAGCATCCGCGACGGACAAGACGATCAGATTGTTGGAAGGGCACTTACACGATCTACTCTTCGAGCCAGAGCCCGAGCGCGAAGCCATTATGAAGGAAATAATTGAGTGGCTGAATTGTAGAGTAGAGAGGTAG
- the LOC104425854 gene encoding uncharacterized protein LOC104425854, translating to MDFDQEWKSKFPINTVFRSPLLLASDPSSSNSQLGPLVFNPKPGSRTELLSSPSLAPPPVLPPLPQLSLARFLSTTSPVPPSASSKIEASFGPEQADPAPGFAHNRLQFLRCPDSSEVIAFFPTGDNSDQIGFLILSVEDGKFDVKIGEDGDVFRSKKRFYHSIVRIVVNSIPDSGKCISSSVGYLLAYTMYSVHWFVVRRGGNSGVPVLVFLGSKVFKTCSIVHACWSPELPELSVVLLENGNIYLFDLEHILHKVGLEHNLKGTQLRVLWNHTASSKSAKWLGCEFSWHPKILIVARSDAVFLVDFRSEQCIIHCIANIGMSGIYASTEKDQFLAFSRAGSDGFHFALASNKLLLLCDTRKPLKPVLQWSHGLDRPCYIDMFKLSKLRSNSKQDTYEHASKLGFCILLGSLWNCEWSLFCYGPPLPDARGSSPSKVSGICDSFYAWGLPSELSLSGRECGSGSCLLQEEFLKKSPPQWVDWQRKRDLVLGFGILGSDLSSPASDDDEYGGFTLIRLMSSGKLEYQRYSASWDVERSCQKDVNLSFMDNGLCSVVEDDYKFPKRFKYLKLDYLYSFLKGNLASVVEAKIEKTSSCPKEKESFDPACHVALCKMLKSSGFQLGSPSALSFDDIRSPTTIGEIISRKKCSGLSTELLLLAFSGYSEFLEVLLDQKKVSLEFLVVPETVQLQPFVLREPSFRSNKWSNKVHRSDALVGPVLPVPFLSTLHQVRDGSSEASVGLSSEAELSLQFGEVMQVATKVAMSDSGPEAHDERAISLADDREETWTASQQEKPFFLYHIGSFKPYAHPVCSHMVSKVVDSKAISSKSTDATGLEIFDNICPIKMTFNSSQQDFGSTELTIYNILKGQYLKRQESFDPYQDFLSRCKLQK from the coding sequence ATGGACTTCGACCAAGAATGGAAGTCCAAGTTTCCGATCAACACCGTCTTCAGGTCCCCACTCCTCCTCGCGTCCGACCCTTCCTCCTCGAATTCTCAACTGGGTCCTCTGGTCTTTAACCCCAAGCCGGGTTCTCGAACCGAGCTCCtgtcttctccttctcttgctCCGCCTCCGGTCTTGCCTCCTCTCCCTCAGCTCTCCCTCGCCAGGTTCCTCAGCACTACCTCTCCGGTGCCCCCTTCGGCGTCCTCCAAAATCGAAGCTTCGTTCGGCCCGGAGCAGGCCGACCCGGCTCCCGGCTTCGCGCACAACCGCCTCCAGTTCCTTCGCTGCCCGGACAGTAGCGAGGTGATCGCGTTCTTCCCGACGGGTGATAATTCTGATCAGATTGGGTTCTTGATTTTGTCTGTGGAGGATGGGAAGTTCGACGTCAAGATTGGTGAGGATGGTGATGTTTTCAGGTCGAAGAAGAGATTTTATCACTCCATTGTCCGAATTGTTGTTAACTCAATTCCGGACTCGGGGAAGTGTATTTCGAGCAGTGTCGGGTATCTGTTGGCGTACACAATGTACTCAGTGCACTGGTTTGTTGTGAGGAGGGGCGGAAATTCCGGGGTACCGGTGTTGGTCTTTTTGGGTAGTAAGGTTTTCAAGACTTGCTCTATTGTGCATGCTTGTTGGTCTCCTGAGTTGCCTGAATTGAGTGTGGTCTTGTTGGAGAatggaaatatatatttgtttgatCTCGAGCATATCTTGCATAAAGTTGGTTTGGAACATAACTTGAAAGGTACTCAGTTGAGAGTTTTGTGGAATCATACTGCCAGTTCGAAGAGTGCTAAATGGTTAGGATGTGAGTTCAGCTGGCATCCGAAAATCTTGATCGTTGCACGATCGGATGCAGTCTTTCTAGTGGATTTTAGATCCGAGCAATGCATTATACATTGCATAGCAAATATTGGGATGTCGGGTATTTATGCATCTACGGAGAAGGATCAGTTTCTTGCATTTTCTCGGGCCGGGTCTGATGGTTTTCACTTTGCCTTAGCTTCAAACAAGCTTTTACTTCTGTGTGATACGCGTAAGCCGCTGAAGCCAGTGTTGCAATGGTCCCATGGTCTTGATAGGCCCTGCTACATCGACATGTTTAAACTGTCCAAATTGAGATCAAACTCTAAACAAGACACCTATGAGCATGCTTCCAAATTGGGTTTCTGTATTCTACTAGGATCTCTCTGGAACTGTGAGTGGAGCCTGTTCTGCTATGGGCCTCCTTTACCTGATGCCAGAGGATCATCTCCTTCAAAAGTTTCAGGGATTTGTGACTCTTTTTATGCATGGGGCCTCCCCTCAGAACTCTCACTTTCAGGTCGTGAGTGTGGCTCTGGAAGCTGCCTTTTGCAAGAAGAATTCTTGAAGAAATCTCCACCTCAATGGGTTGATTGGCAACGGAAAAGAGATTTGGTTTTGGGATTTGGAATTTTAGGCAGTGATCTCTCTTCACCAGCTTCTGATGACGATGAATATGGTGGCTTCACACTTATCAGGTTGATGTCCTCTGGGAAGCTTGAATATCAGAGATACTCCGCGTCTTGGGATGTTGAAAGAAGTTGCCAGAAAGATGTTAATCTCTCATTTATGGATAATGGTCTGTGTTCAGTGGTGGAAGATGATTACAAGTTCCCCAAAAGATTCAAGTATCTGAAACTTGACTACCTCTACAGTTTTTTAAAGGGCAATCTTGCTTCGGTGGTAgaagcaaaaattgaaaagacttCTAGTTGCCCCAAAGAAAAGGAATCTTTTGACCCCGCTTGTCACGTAGCTTTGTGTAAAATGCTCAAGAGTTCTGGTTTCCAACTTGGATCACCTTCAGCATTGTCTTTTGACGACATTCGTTCACCAACTACAATTGGTGAGATTATATCGAGGAAAAAGTGTTCAGGTTTGTCCACGGAGCTTTTACTTTTAGCATTTTCTGGCTACTCTGAATTCCTTGAAGTGCTTTTGGACCAGAAGAAAGTGTCTCTGGAATTCTTGGTTGTTCCAGAGACGGTGCAATTGCAGCCTTTCGTTCTGAGAGAACCTTCATTCCGCAGCAACAAGTGGTCAAATAAAGTGCATCGAAGTGATGCTCTTGTTGGTCCTGTGCTTCCTGTCCCCTTCCTATCAACACTTCATCAGGTCAGAGATGGCTCTTCAGAAGCATCAGTTGGACTTTCTTCAGAGGCGGAACTTAGCCTTCAATTTGGTGAGGTTATGCAGGTGGCTACCAAAGTGGCCATGTCAGACTCAGGTCCTGAGGCTCATGATGAGCGTGCCATTTCGCTTGCAGACGACAGAGAAGAGACCTGGACCGCGTCACAACAAGAAAAACCATTCTTTTTGTACCACATAGGTTCTTTTAAGCCTTATGCGCATCCTGTATGTTCTCATATGGTCTCCAAAGTTGTTGACTCTAAGGCCATTTCTAGCAAGAGCACGGATGCTACTGGGTTAGAAATTTTCGATAATATATGCCCAATCAAGATGACGTTCAATTCTAGTCAACAGGATTTTGGGTCTACGGAACTAACTatctacaacatattgaaagGACAGTACTTAAAGCGGCAAGAAAGCTTTGATCCCTACCAAGACTTTCTTAGTCGGTGCAAACTTCAGAAGTAG